The following proteins are co-located in the Cutaneotrichosporon cavernicola HIS019 DNA, chromosome: 3 genome:
- a CDS encoding uncharacterized protein (PAS fold) has translation MFVSNRLLVSAAQDTSFYAIVRPQDRIRVRQWIDAAKLWAPVVYDEERTGGHGYLIFDVMKIPDLPPPNHAEPQGTEESVRVEGQEFIRVEGIFTASSDGIAAIIAPVSEEE, from the exons ATGTTCGTGAGCAACCGGCTCCTAGTCTCCGCCGCCCAGGATACGAGCTTCTACGCCATTGTCCGCCCGCAAGACCGTATCCGAGTCAGGCAGTGGATCGATGCGGCGAAACTCTGGGCTCCCGTGGTATACGATGAAGAACGGACGGGCGGACATGGGTATCTCATATTTGATGTGATGAAG atcCCAGACCTGCCACCACCAAACCACGCCGAACCACAGGGTACGGAAGAATCAGTCCGCGTCGAGGGACAAGAGTTCATTCGCGTCGAGGGCATCTTCACAGCTTCGTCTGACGGGATCGCAGCGATCATCGCCCCCGTATCAGAAGAAGAATGA
- the TPD3 gene encoding uncharacterized protein (HEAT repeat) — MSSPSGAQAGSLYPIHLLMDELKSDDVVLRLSSIKRLSTIALALGPARTRDELLTFLQDQLDDEDEVLLVLAEELGNFTEYVGGKQYAWTILGPLENLAAVEETLVRDKAAESISNISKDLSAQQIDEYFVPLLRRLSIGDWFTSRTSACALFAAPYPKANPEAQDEMRRLFSTLVADDTPMVRRAAARALGPFAKAVAQVPQQHALLITDLIPLYRRLAADDQDSVRLLTIPDLIAFASNLSHEETKEQLLEPLRASVSDKSWRVRYMVANEFVGLAESVGPEIVRDELVNAFVGLLKDNEAEVRTAAAGQVPGFGKLVEPDVILNKLLPCVKELSNDSSQHVRAALAMQISGLAPLLGKDATIEHLLPLFLHLLKDDFSEVRLNLISKLEMVNNVIGIERLSQALLPAIMELAEDKQWRVRQAIIEYIPLLATQLGVKFFDDKLGALCMSWLGDTVFSIREAATINLKKLTDVFGVDWARTTIIPKVLQMGEHPNYLYRMTTIFAITTMAPSLNTAIIRDTVLDASLNLVSDPIPNIRFNVAKCLETLAAVLANDPDGQDLVQRRILPTLRKLQEDSDADVRYFATKAYERTTGDDRSEPMQLS; from the exons ATGTCGTCCCCATCCGGAGCCCAGGCAGGCTCCCTTTACCCTATCCACTTGCtcatggacgagctcaagtCAGACGACGTCGTGCTGCGTCTCAGCTCGATCAAGCGTCTGAGCaccatcgccctcgcgctcggtcCTGCGCGGACCCGTGATGAACTCCTCACTTTCCTCCAG gaccagctcgacgacgaggacgaggtgttACTGGTGCTCGCGGAAGAGCTAGGCAACTTTACCGAGTATGTCGGCGGCAAGCAATACGCGTGGACGATCTTGGGCCCTCTGGAGAACCTTGCTgctgtcgaggagacgctAGTCCGTgacaaggccgccgagtCGATTTCCAACATCTCCAAGGACCTCTCCGCCCAGCAGATTGACGAGTATTTTGTTCCCCTCCTGCGACGCCTGTCGATTGGCGACTGGTTCACGTCGCGCACATCCGCATGCGCCCTCTTCGCAGCTCCTTACCCCAAGGCCAACCCCGAGGCGCAGGACGAGATGCGCCGCCTGTTCTCGACACTTGTGGCCGACGACACCCCTATGGTtcgccgcgcagccgcTCGTGCTCTTGGG CCCTTtgccaaggccgtcgcTCAGGTACCCCAGCAGCacgcgctcctcatcaccgACCTGATCCCCCTataccgccgcctcgcggccgacgacCAGGACTCTGTGCGTCTCTTGACCATTCCCGACCTTATTGCGTTCGCGTCCAACCTCTCGCACGAGGAGACCAAGGAGCAGCTTCTCGAGCCCCTCCGCGCTTCTGTCTCGGACAAGAGCTGGCGCGTTCGTTACATGGTCGCCAACGAGTttgtcggcctcgccgagtCGGTCGGGCCCGAGATTGTTcgtgacgagctcgtcaacgcATTTGTTGGTCTCTTGAAGGACAACGAGGCCGAAGTCCGCACCGCAGCTGCTGGCCAGGTGCCCGGCTttggcaagctcgtcgagcccgATGTCATCCTCAACAAGCTCCTTCCCTGCGTCAAAGAGCTCTCCAACGACTCGAGCCAGCACGTCCgtgccgccctcgccatgcAGATTTCCGGTCTCGCTCCCCtgctcggcaaggacgcAACCATCGAGCACCTCCTgcccctcttcctccatttgctcaaggacgactTTAGCGAGGTCCGTCTCAACCTCATTTCCAAGCTCGAGATGGTCAACAACG TCATCGGCATCGAGCGCCTTTCGCAGGCCCTGCTCCCTGCTATCAtggagctcgccgaggacaagcaGTGGCGTGTGCGCCAGGCGATCATCGAGTACATCCCCCTGCTCGCGACTCAGCTGGGCGTCAAGTTCTTTGACGACAAGCTTGGTGCGCTCTGCATGTCGTGGCTCGGTGATACCGTGTTCAGCATCCGTGAGGCGGCCACTATCAACCTCAAGAAGCTCACCGACGTGTTTGGCGTCGACTGGGCGCGCACCACGATCATCCCCAAGGTCCTCCAGATGGGCGAGCACCCCAACTACCTGTACCGCATGACGACCATCTTCGCGATCACGACCATGGCGCCGTCGCTCAACACGGCCATCATCCGCGACACTgtgctcgacgcgtcgtTGAACCTCGTCTCGGACCCCATTCCCAACATCCGCTTCAACGTTGCCAAGTGTCTCGAGACTCTCGCGGCGGTCCTTGCCAACGACCCTGACGGCCAAGACCTTGTGCAGCGTCGCATTCTCCCGACCTTGCGAAAGCTCCAGGAGGACTCGGATGCTGATGTCCG GTATTTCGCGACAAAAGCGTACGAGCGCACGACGGGCGACGACCGGTCAGAGCCCATGCAGCTCTCATAA
- the SSE1 gene encoding uncharacterized protein (Belongs to the heat shock protein 70 family) encodes MASVVGIDIGNLNSKIGVARHRGIDIITNEVSNRATPSLVSFTPRQRLIGEAAKTAETSNFKNTVGSLKRMIGRQLNDPEIQSEEKKFINAELVEVAGQVGVKVNYLGEQAEFSYTQLVGAYLGKLRDIAAAELRQSVSDVVIAVPGYYTDVQRRALLDAAQIAGLNPLRLINDTTATALGYGITKSDLPESQEDARNVVFVDVGHACYSVSVVSFSKGQLVVKGVAHDPNFGGRNFDYTLVEHFAKEFDAKYKIKCFSSPKTIFRLTAGCERLKKVLSANTEAPINVESLAPDIDATGSLTRAEFETMIAPLLERFQGPLDAALKQAGLTKEQIDSIELVGGSTRVPAIKERLQEYFGKPLSFTLNQDEAVARGATFACASLSPVFRVREFAVQDITPYPIQVNWEKEPGNPDEDTDLVVFKEGNDIPSTKLLTFYRQGPFSINAKYDASAAIPKGTNPEIGRFTVKNVEKTASGDLACVKIKTRLNLHGILSFEGAYQVEEVEKEETIVTGEGDDKKEEKKMVKKLARKGDYQTIAQYNTIPSNLINDYQEEEGKMAASDKLVVETEERKNALEEYVYETRSKLEDRFKLYVQAAEKETLLKGLIEAEDWLYTDEGEDASKSAYVAKLDALKKVGDPIALRHRESEARPRAAAQLREVCNDFLSKAQNGEEQYSHILDEDKQKVIEKCANTLSWLENQLARQSEKPKNVNPVVTSDEMEKRREDVQYTSASIMNRPKPRAKVETPGTQTPKEDKMDQDPAPEQDMDID; translated from the exons ATGGCC AGCGTCGTCGGTATCGACATCGGCAACCTCAACTCGAAGATCGGTGTCGCCCGTCACCGCGGCATCGACATCATCACGAACGAGGTTTCCAACCGCGCTACTCC TTCGCTCGTCTCGTTCACCCCCAGACAGCGCCTGATCGGTGAGGCCGCCAAGACGGCCGAGACTTCCAACTTTAAGAACACTGTTGGCTCGCTCAAGCGCATGATCGGTCGCCAGCTCAACGACCCCGAGATCCAGtccgaggagaagaagttTATCAACGctgagcttgtcgaggttgcCGGCCAGGTTGGTGTCAAGGTCAActacctcggcgagcaggCCGAGTTTTCCTACAcccagctcgtcggtgCCTACCTTGGCAAGCTCCGTGACATtgctgccgccgagctcagGCAGTCTGTCTCGGACGTCGTCATTGCCGTCCCCGGCTACTACACCGACGtccagcgccgcgctctcctcgacgctgccCAGATCGCTGGCCTCAaccccctccgcctcatTAACGACACCACCGCCACTGCTCTTGGCTACGGTATCACCAAGTCTGACCTTCCCGAGAGTCAGGAGGACGCCCGCAACGTTGTCTTCGTTGACGTCGGCCACGCCTGCTACTCTGTTTCGGTTGTCTCCTTCTCCAAGGGCCAGCTTGTCGTGAAGGGTGTTGCCCACGACCCGAACTTTGGCGGCCGTAACTTTGACTATacgctcgtcgagcactTTGCCAAGGAGTTCGACGCCAAGTACAAGATCAAGTGCTTCTCGTCGCCCAAGACCATCTTCCGTCTCACCGCCGGATgcgagcgcctcaagaAGGTTCTCTCGGCCAACACTGAGGCTCCCATCAACGTCGAGTCGCTTGCCCCGGACATTGACGCCACTGGGTCGCTCACCCGTGCCGAGTTCGAGACCATGATCGCGCCTCTCCTTGAACGGTTCCAGGGTCCTCTTGACGCTGCGCTCAAGCAGGCTGGCCTCACCAAGGAGCAGATCGACTCGATTGAGCTTGTCGGAGGCTCGACCCGTGTTCCTGCCATCAAGGAGCGCCTCCAGGAGTACTTTGGCAAGCCGCTCTCGTTCACTCTCAAccaggacgaggccgtcgccCGCGGTGCCACCTTTGCCTgcgcgtcgctctcgcccgTTTTCCGCGTCCGCGAGTTTGCCGTCCAGGACATCACCCCCTACCCCATCCAGGTCAACTGGGAGAAGGAGCCCGGAAaccccgacgaggacactgacctcgtcgtcttcaaGGAGGGCAACGACATTCCCTCGACCAAGCTCCTCACCTTCTACCGCCAGGGCCCCTTCTCGATCAACGCAAAGTACGACGCTTCGGCCGCGATCCCCAAGGGCACCAACCCCGAGATCGGCCGCTTCACCGTTAAGAACGTCGAGAAGACTGCTTCGGGCGACCTTGCCTGCGTCAAGATCAAGACGCGTCTCAACCTCCACGGCATTCTCTCGTTTGAGGGTGCCTaccaggtcgaggaggtcgagaaggaggagaccATTGTGACcggtgagggcgacgacaagaaggaggagaagaagatggtcaagaagctcgcgcgcaaggGCGACTACCAGACCATTGCCCAGTACAACACCATCCCCTCCAACCTCATCAACGACTaccaggaggaggagggcaagatGGCTGCCTCTGACAAGCTCGTTgtcgagaccgaggagcgcaagaacgccctcgaggagtACGTTTACGAGACCCGTagcaagctcgaggaccgcTTCAAGCTCTACGTCCaggcggcggagaaggagacgcTCCTCAAGGGCCtcatcgaggccgaggactGGCTGTAcaccgacgagggcgaggacgcctCCAAGTCGGCCTATGTTGCTAAgcttgacgcgctcaagaaggtTGGTGACCCGATCGCCCTCCGTCACCGTGAGAGCGAGGCTCGGCCCCGGGCCGCTGCCCAGCTCCGTGAGGTCTGCAACGACTTCTTGAGCAAGGCTCagaacggcgaggagcagtACTCGCACATcttggacgaggacaagcaAAAGGTCATTGAGAAGTGTGCCAACACTCTCTCGTGGCTCGAGaaccagctcgcgcgccagtCTGAGAAGCCCAAGAACGTCAACCCCGTCGTCACCTCtgacgagatggagaagcGCAGGGAGGACGTGCAGTACACCTCTGCTTCGATCATGAACCGCCCCAAGCCCAGGGCGAAGGTCGAGACGCCGGGGACTCAGACTcccaaggaggacaagatGGACCAGGACCCTGCGCCCGAGCAGGACATGGACATCGACTAG